CTCGTCAAATTCTGATTAAATGACATCATTTAATATTTTGTGTCACATTCAGATGACCATACGACCACATAGATAGAAACTAAAATTGATTGTTAAAACATtatatatcaattaaataaaattttaaaatattaaaaaaaattaagactTCTTAAATCTCACAGTAATTTCTATTTAtctttgattatttatttttctttaatggGGAAATGTAGTGACCACTGCCCACTAGTTAGCTAGGACTACTATGTCGGGTGAAATATGTTTTTATGCGGCATATAATCTAATTTGAGGATCAATATATCCGCATTCCATATGTAGTTATGTTAAACACTTCTGAAGATAATAGGATACAATTACCATAACTAATTTTATAATCTATTTTTGCACAATCGTATCAAGTAAATGAACAAACTTTGCACCCATAAATTTCACCCAAATTGGATTGGGATACAAACTCATTTCTTTGGATGCCTCTACTTTTTCTActtagtttctttctttttgcTCCCCAAAAATCAATTTGTCTTTTCAAATGAAAgagtaaatgtcaaaattggttctgaacatatagtcattttacgattttagtcatagacattatcttttgaattttttggtcctgtaCATTTTAAATCGGATTACAATTGGTCCTCCGTTAACAATTCCattaatatttaacggtcagcgattttaatcacaattttgaccaacttaagcAATTTTTAATGGGATTACCAACTCCTAATCATAACCTTAATTATTTTAAGGATATATACAAGgtcaattgtgatccgatttgacaTATACAGggccaaaaaattcaaaagataaagtctatgaccaaaatcataaaatgaataTATGTTCAAGACCAATTTTAGCATTTACTCTAAATGAAATTAGCGTCAGATTCTGGCGATAATAATTGGTGCCAATTTATGTGATAAATGATTGTTTTGATCAAAACTTATGCAATTTTGTACCATCGCATACAAAAAGTGTTAAAAGAATAGTTCCGTTGTAAGAGTTGAAATATGATTATAGCTCAACCTCATATTATTAATACTACTCTTATTACTTATTATCTCATTAATTATCTactctctttttttctctttctaacTTAGCTTATTGATTAAAaaagaaacttttgaaataggAATTGTTTATATGAGAAAAAGAGGTTCCAATTTAAGCTTTTTTTCTGATTGCCAAATTGCATAACAAAATGAGACTACATTTTCATGAGGCCCTTTAGAATCAGGCAAATCTGTCACGAAAAACGACTACTTGCTTCCTGATCTAAATCACTAGAAGAGACGTCCGTTATCCCACTCGAACACGACGGCGACATCGGcaaaaacgacgtcgtttgaGCAACCGAAGCTACCTTGCTATTATTAGCTGCTGCCACATGACTTCTTGCTTTCCTCTTCCTTTGGTACAAACGGCAAACAACCCAATCTCCCACTTGCATCAGTATCCTCTGCATAACACAAGTACTACTAAATCTCAAGCCCAATTCAGACAAGAACATAAATTTCACAAAGAAAATGTTTGTACCAACTATTACCTGATTCAAGAATGGTGTTTTGAGAAAGCCCACAAGAGAGAATTCTTGCATAATCCATTGAGTCTTCATCTTCCTATCCTGATAGAAAACAAATGATTTCTTGATTCCAATCACATTATTGCTCCCTGAAGCCACAACTTGCTTCTCTTTGCCGCTTGATTTCCAGTAGCCGCATTTATTCACCAAATTTCTCTTTCTCTTGCAGAAGAAATATCTCTTCTCCTTCAACTCACCttcaccaaattaaattaaaccttTATTTTTGAGATTTCGCTCGAAATCGGAAAAGGGATCAACAAAGATATCATTTTGAAGAAGCCCAGCAAACAATATTCTCCCACAAGAATACAAATTTCTCACAACCACCATTCTTGACAATCAGCAGAGAGAAAAACAAGAACTAACCAGGCAAATCCGATGGATTGAATTGGAAGGCTTCCAGTTCAGGAATGACGTTGGCGAGCAATGGCAGAGACAAAACCTTCCGCTTTAAGTAGTGAAGCAATAGCTCTTCATCGGTGGGGTGAAATCTGAACCCAATTGGAAGTTTCAGGGTCTCCATTTTCTGGCAGAGAATGATAAtacaagaagaagaaaaaaaggaatCTTTATCTTCTCTCTTGGATTAAACACTGCAGCCAAAGAATTTGAGTGCAGGTTTAAGAGATGGAGAAATTTTTTGTTGTGGGCTGTCTTGAAACAAATGATGCTGCTCTTTATATAAAGAGGAAATGAAGCGgaatttcttatttttctttattatagtttattctttttaatgattattttttaaaattgagaaATCCTATACTCCACCTCGGACTCAATCGTTGCCATTGACATTTATTGGTAAAATGATTTTTAGAAGGTAAAATCAACACGTTGAAATCATATTTCTACTTGACGTGTAATTAAAAGTGTAAATTCGGTTTTATACGTTAAAAATATTGACTAttgtgaataataaataatgatactactactaatattgattatcattttttctctctctaatccATCCCCATTATTTATTTACCTTTAATTAACAATATTTCAATTGTTATTTTTTCTACTAATTCattagttttatattgaaatttaaaatcttaTTAATCATTAGATCGACGaagtatttcattttatttaaagttttaaaaagAGGTAATAGGCACATGTAAATCCTGTTCATACTCGGACTCGAACGTCTTGATTGACCCTCTATTTTGTTTCAATAGTTTGACTTCAAATAGACGTGTTAAAACACTAACGACGttggtttatttatttcttttgagGGATGATGTTgctttaattaatattttaataactgTGTCGATTATTTCTGTACACAAATAGTTTTTAAGAGTTGACCtttttttatggaagtgaatTGTTTGTAAACAAGACGGGTTATGCATATTTTAAGATAAAAAATACTAATGGAAGTGAAATGTTTATAATATTAGACGTATTTGATGTGGATTTGGATTAATGTTGACATGTTTCACCATAGACGATCAATCAAAGAGAAATTCGATGCATCTCCACCTAAATGGCATCGCTCCATCAATTAAATCTTTTTAGCATAGTATAAAGGCGAAATGCATAAATGAATAAATGATAGAGAATTAATGGAAATGGTATATTTAGGACAAACCCAATTTATATTCTAACTGTACGTGTTTGGGCTTCCGTACAATATATATTTAGGTTGAACCCAGTTTCTATTGTTACTAGGATTATGGTTTGATGCTTTTGTATGTACACACCCGGAAAACTTATGTCTATAAAATTGTGGGGATAATGGGAAGCCCTCTGGCTTTCCACCTTTTGTTATCATCATTAATCTATTGATTTGCTTAATGACATGATTTTTCGTGCTCGATTTTTGTGACTAATACACCAAAGCGAAATTGTGTATGAATTGTTGGAATTGTTTCAACTAATTTATAGTACCTATTAAATGCTTCAACTAATTTATGCAATTTATATGTGAGAGTTGTGTACGAAATTGTTGGTGATTGTTATCGGTGCAAGGGAGCTATgcatagggatgtcaatcgggctggCCCGTCGGGTTTCTGGCctaccctactcgggttgcgggtcaatcgggtgcgggctaatcgggttgtgatttctttcgggttataaaagctcagccctaaccctaaaagctcgggtttcgggctagcccagcgggttaatcgggttgctaccgataatattaacatgcgatcaatccaataaataatgattaaaattactaatattcatacaatgtaaaacatttaattatgatatatttaagatatatgcttaaactcaatcataaacatgatcaaatagtaatatttgagatatttcgtaaaattttaatgcatgttttagaaatttaaatatatttttttgtgaatttgaagtttttaatttatttatcaattattatattaataaaaattaaatatataatttgtatatttaatataaaattgaaagttatttttttagttaatattaacaatgaaatgtcgaattgagagtaaaaaaaatagaataatagaaattttatcgggttttcgggccagcccatcgggttttcgggtctggccctaatgggttgcgggttaatcgggtgcgggctaatcgggttatgattttatcgggctagaaatttccaaccctaaccctataaatttagcgggctattcgggccagcccacgggttacgggctacattgacatccctaggcCTATGCAGAGATAAAAATACTCTATAGaagaaataggagtattaattaagtCTAATAGGGGTAGAATAGGTCCAAAATATATTTGATGCCTCCTGTTTTGCTAACGGGTTGGGCCTTAagtcaaaataacaaaatgctCTGGTTTAATATAAGCCCAAATAACGTAGAATAAAGCTCTACAAATGAATGATTTTTAGGAGAGAGTTTTGAGCTTTAACaccaaattttttataaatataatacgTTTTCATGTTATTTTACAACTAAGGGCTGTTCAgaaaaaatcaaatacaataCCATATGTTTTGTTTATACTCCATCCCTCCAATGAGTGGTATAGTAAACTCAGTGGCAAAGTCGGAACATATTTTGGAGGGCTGCACTATGCTTTTTTAGACATAATTAAGAATAGCAATAGAGAGATGGagatgtcttttttattttaatggggTGTAAAATTAGTACTATTTCACAAATTAAGCATTaagaaaaattagaaaacaaCGTCGTTTGTAATGTTCTTGATAAAAACATGCAATGTAGCTTATACCATAAGAAACCATTCATAAAGGCGATCGAATAAACTAGTTTATGGTCGTGCTTATAAATATTTCCTGCTTCTCAACTCCAAATTTTTACTAAATTGGAATATAATAGTACATGAATTCCCAGTCTCGAGTTTGCATAACTC
This genomic interval from Salvia splendens isolate huo1 chromosome 13, SspV2, whole genome shotgun sequence contains the following:
- the LOC121762759 gene encoding NAC domain-containing protein 83-like, with amino-acid sequence METLKLPIGFRFHPTDEELLLHYLKRKVLSLPLLANVIPELEAFQFNPSDLPGELKEKRYFFCKRKRNLVNKCGYWKSSGKEKQVVASGSNNVIGIKKSFVFYQDRKMKTQWIMQEFSLVGFLKTPFLNQRILMQVGDWVVCRLYQRKRKARSHVAAANNSKVASVAQTTSFLPMSPSCSSGITDVSSSDLDQEASSRFS